The genomic stretch TCCTGCAGCCTTGGGATCAGCCATTTGGTGGCGAAGCTCGGCGTCACACTGATCGTCAGCCGCGCCGGCTCTGGGCGCAGCAGCAGCGTCGCCTCCGAGATCAGGTCGAAGGCGCGGCGGATGTTGGGCACATAGGCGCGCCCCTGATCGGTCAGCGCCAGGCCGCGCGGCAGCCGCTCGAACAGTTTCGTGCCGAGATGGCTCTCCAGGCCGCGAATGTGCTGGGCCACCGCACCCTGGGTGACGTTCAGTTCCTCTGCGGCGATGCGGAAGTTGAGATGGCGCGCCGAGGCCTCGAAGGCGCGCAGCGCATTCAGCGGCGGCAGGCTCAGGAAGGCTTCGGGCATGCAGGAGTTTTTCTACTGGTTGATTTCAGGCATTCTGGTTCGAACCAAGCGGCAAAACCAGCTATATCACCGTTCAAATCCCGAAAACACCGCCTGCGGTGCCCGCCAACCCTGAGAGGAAAATCCAATGAGTGTAGAAAAAGTGGCTGTTGTCGTGGCTGGTGGCAGCGGCATGGGAGCGGCGGCGGCCAAACGGCTGGCCGCGGATGGGTTCAAGGTCGCCATCCTGTCCTCGTCGGGCAAGGGCGAGGCGCTGGCCAAGGCGTTGGGCGGGCTCGGCGTCACCGGCTCCAACCAGTCGAATGACGACCTGCAGCGCCTCGCCGACCTGACGCTGGAGCGTTTCGGCCGCATCGACGTGCTGGTCAACAGCGGCGGCCACGGGCCGCGCGCGCCGATCCTGGAGATCACGGACGAGCAGTGGCACACCGGCATGGACGTCTATCTGATGAACGTCATCCGGCCGGTGCGCATCGTCGCGCCGCAAATGGTCAAGCAGAAGGGCGGCGCCATCATCAACATCTCGACCGCCTGGGTCGCCGAGCCGAACGCGATGTTCCCGACCTCGGCCGTGTTCCGCGCCGGATTGACCGCCTACACCAAGATCTTCTCCAACACCTACGCGGCTGACAATGTGCGCATGAACAATGTGCTGCCCGGCTGGATCGACAGCCTGCCGGCGACCGAAGAGCGCCGCGACAACGTGCCTATGCAGCGCTACGGCACGAGCGAGGAGGTGGCGGCGACGATTGCGTTCCTGGCGTCGGAAGGCGCAGGCTATATCACCGGCCAGAACATCCGCGTGGACGGAGGCGTTATCCGGGCGCTGTGAGGCGCCGACCGGGCTTAGGTTCCTGGCCCCACGATCATGGGGGTTACGCGGTCAGGGCCTCTGGCTGTTCGAAGAGCGTATAAAGCTCGGAGACCGGCATTGGCCGGCCAAACAGCCAGCCCTGGACATCCGTGCAGCCATTCTCCCTGACCAGCCTGTACTGGTCTTCGGTCTCGACGCCTTCGGCTGTCGTCGTCATGCCGAGCGTGGTGCCGAGCTCGGCGACGGCCTTGACGATCGCCCGGCTTTCGCTGCTCTCGCACATCAGGCTGACGAAGCTGCGGTCGATCTTGATGCGGTTGAACGGGAACGATCTGAGATAGCTCAGCGAGGAGTAGCCGGTGCCGAAATCGTCCATGGCTATGGAGATGCCGAGGTCGCGCAGGCTGTGCAGCGTGTTTAGCGTGTTTTCGTTGTTCGCCAGCAGCACCGACTCGGTGATCTCCAGCTCTAGCCGTGACGGCAGCAGGTCCGAAGCCGCGAGCGCCGCGGCGACCTGAAGCGGCAGCCCCTGTTGTTTGAACTGGGCCGGCGAGAGATTGACGGCGACCTTGACGGGCAGGGGCCATTTCACGGCGTCGGCGCAGGCACGCCGCATGATCCACTCGCCAAGCGCGTCGATGACGCCGGTCTCCTCGGCCAATTGGATGAACTCCGACGGCGGCAGCAGGCCGAGGCGCGGATGGTTCCATCGCACCAACGCTTCGAAGCCGGTGAGTTTGGAGGTCTTTGCGTCGTGCAGCGGTTGATAGTGCAGGACGAACTGTTCCTTTTTCACGCCGAGCGCCAGTTCGGATTCGAGTTGGCGCCGCTCCTGCAGTCTCGCGTCCATTCCCGGCTCGAACGACCTGCAGGTGCCACGGCCCTCCATCTTGGCCTTGTACAAGGCCAGGTCGGCATTGCGGATAAGGGTTTCCGAGCGTTGTCCGTCGTCGGGGAAGACGGCGATGCCGATGCTGCCGCCGATGTTGATCTTGTGGCCCTGGACGGAGAATTCGTCGGACAAGGCATGAATGACGCGGCTTGCCAGCACGCCGGCCTCGTCGTTGCCGTCAAGCAGGAGCTGAAGGATGACGAACTCGTCCCCGCCAATTCTGGCCACCATGGCGGTTTCGCCGGCATGCTGTTTCAACCGCTTCGCCACGGCCCCGAGCAACTCGTCGCCGACCGGATGGCCGAGCGTGTCGTTGACCGGCTTGAAACGATCGAGATCGACGCAATGGACAGCCAGCTTCTCGCCGTCCCTGAGGCTTCTCAATGCCTCGTCCATCGTTTCGGCCAGGAGGCCCCGGTTGGGCAGGCCGGTGAGAATGTCATGCGTGGCGAGATGCTGGATCTGTGCGGTGCGTTCCTCGACCCGCCGCTCCAGGGTCTCGGCAGCCTCGACCTGCATCGTCATCGTCCGCCCGATCGCGTACCAGCAGGCCAGCGCCAGCAGCGTGACCACCGCGACCGCCGCATAACCGGCCAGTTCGAATTGACGCACGGACTGGACATCCATGTTGCCGTCGAACCGGCTGTTGGGGAAACCGGCCCAGAGACGCCATGCGCTCCTGGGGTCGTTGAGCGAGAGCGGGATGACTTCGGAATAGATCAAATTGGGGTCGGCCGCCGTGAAGGCACGGGAATCGGCCGCCAGTGCCGTCGACATCTTGTGCTGGTCGGATTCAAACCCGTAGCCTGAATTGACGATGACATAGTCGCTGCTCGGCAACAGTTTGCGCAGCGCCGAGGTAAGCATGATCGCCGACACGGAGCCGCGCAGGCTGCCATCCGCGCCGAACACCGGGACCGAAAGGATGAAGCCTGATCGATCAGCGTCATTGCCGGTGTGGATGAAATCGGTGTTGTCGCAGGTGATGAGCTCCTTCGTGCCGATGACCGGCACATTGAGCCCGTCGATGGCGCTCGAATTTGGATAGTTCGCCTTCAACCAGGCGAGCTGTTTGGCCAACTCGTGGTATTCATAGGTCTCGATCTCCTCGGGAGGGCGGGTCAGCGCATTCTCGTCCAGTTTCGCGCGTTTGGCATCGCCAACGGCATCGGATCTTGCCTTGGCGTTCACGATCAACTGGTCGAACTGGAGGATCGGCTCCTCGAGCTTGCCGGTCACCGCATCGAAGCGGTCCGGGTTGAAATCCAGCGGCAGGAAGTAAACCTCGGAAATGGAGACGTTGCTGGCGAGGTTGTTGTAGATCTGCTGGATTGTCGCACGACCCTCGGCGCCCAGATTTGTGCCGTACCGGTCGAGGTTTCGCACGCTTGGTAGATAGGTCAAGGTCCGCACATTTTCATATACGGCCCGCAAGGCGTCTTCGACGGTCTTGGCCGTCGCTCTGGAAGCTGCCTGGGAATTCTCGAGATAGCGCTCCTTGGCCAGCGCGAAGTTTCGCTGGGCATCGATATGCAACGCCGCCAGCGTCGCCGCGCCGGTCAACAGGATCACAACAAATCCGGCCGCTCGCCTGAATGCGTTCATCTGCGTCCACCCTCGAGTGGCAAGGGATACCGTACGGTGGTTTAGGAAGCGCTAATTGAATTGGTCGTTTCTTACGACTTCCGCGCGCTGCCGCGCATCAGATCCGGCAAGACCCAGACACCCTTTTTTCGCGGGCGGACAGGCCGGGGGCCGAGCAAGGCGCGAGGAGGTCAGTTTGCGGGCAGCGGCTGCTGGTCGGCGTCGGTAAGCGTGCCCAGGAAGGCAACGATATCGTCGATCTCGGCATCGCTGAGCGCCGGTCTGTCGCCCGGCTTTTTGCCGTTGAAGGGTGGATCCTGATTCAAGTTTCCCCAGTAAGCCTTTGGCAGATCGTCATATTGCCTGACCGTGCCATCGGCATTCCTGGGGTACCAGCGGCCGGGATCGGTGTCGCGGCTGGCGTAGAAGGCGACCGCGTCGCGCAGCGTGTGGAAGGCGCCATTGTGGAAGAAGCTCTTGCGCAGCGCGACGTTGCGCAGGGTCGGCGTCTTGAACAGGCCGCAATATTCGGTCCGGCCGCGAAAGTCGGTGCGCAAGGGGCCGCAGAGGCCGAGATCGGCATAGGCTGGATCGGCGTTGGCAGGTATCGCCGCGTTGCGCGGCACGGCGATGGCGATCAGGCCGAAATCGGTGAATTGCGGCGGCTCGCCGTCATTGGCCGGTTCGCTGAGATGGCAGCTGGCGCAATTGCCCTTGGCCGCGTCCTCGAACAGCGCGCGGCCGCGCAATTCCTGCGCCGTGAGCTCAGCCTTGCCGGTGAGGAAGGCGTCGTAGCGGCTGGAATAGGGATAGAAGTCGGCAGCGCTCTGCTCGAACGTGCCGAGCGCCTCGGCGGCGGCGTCGAAGGCGTCGCTCGCGTGGTCGAACACGTCGTCGCCGAAGGCTGCCTTGAACTCACCGGCATAGGCTGATTTGCGCAAGGCTGATGTGACGGCGGCCTCATCCTTGTTGGCCATTTCGAAGGGCGAGAGAAGGGGGATCTTCGCCTGGTCCTTGCCATGGTCGGCGCGGCCGTCCCAGGTCAGGCCGCCGGTCGGGCCATTGTCGACGCTCTCGTCGCCCTCGTCCTCGGAATCGTGGAAATGCTCGGTGAAGGCGGGCGCCGCCTGGAGATAGCGCAGCGACGGCACGGCGCGCACGCCCGGCTGGTCGAGGTTTGGCCCGCCCATCTCGATCGGCGAGGCAGAGGCCGGACCGAAGGCGTGGTGCGGGTCATGGCAGGACGAGCAGGCCTGCTTGCCCGAGGCCGACAGCGCCGGGTCGAAGAACATTTTCCGGCCAAGCGCCGTCAGCGCCTGCGCCCGCGCGAAGGCATCAGCTCGCGACAGGGGGCCGGGGTGGACGCTGCCGGTTCCGGCACGGACGAAGGTTGCCGGCAAAGCGATGGCAAAGCCGAGCAGCGATGCGGCGGCGGCCGCGATCATCAGGCGTTTGCCTCGTCCTGTCGTCATCGGTTCCAAGTCCATTTCGCTCCGCAGTTAGGTTCGTGCTGCAACGGATTGATGACCGCCCCCGTTCTTCGCGAAACCGTGTTCGCAGGCAAGGCAAGTTTCACAAGGGTGACAAGCCATCATCGCCTGCGACAAGGCGCGCCGCAACAACGACCAGCCGCCGATGGGGGATCTCTCCGCCGCACTTGATCCCAGCCGGTAGGTTGCGCCGGTTCGCCGACGGACAAGAAAACTGTCACCCATGCAATCGGTCCATTCTGTTACCTATCCATCCGGTTCGGACAGGGTCGACCCCCACTCCGTCGAGCTTCGCTCGACACCTCTCCCCCGATCGACGGGGGAGAGGAAAGGCGCGACCTCGTCGACCCTGGTGCCCTTCCTCTCCCTCCGTGTCGGGAGGGGGTAAACGTCTAAACCAGCTAACCGCCTGACCTGCGGATCAGCTCGCGGCCGATCGGCTTCGGCGTTTCGCTGCGCAGCACCAGCGCGGTGGTGACCGCGCCGTGGCGCGCCACGGCGTCGACGATGGTTTCAAGGTGGGCGGGCGAGGGCACGACCACTTTCAGGATGAAGCAGTCCTCGCCGGTCAGCCGGTGCACCTCGGTAATCTCGGGCATTTCGGCGAACTGCTTCAGGCAGGGGCGGATGTGTTCATGCGTGGTGCGCACACGGATGATCGCCATCATACCGAGGCCCAGCGCCGCCGGATCGATCACCGCGGTGTAGCCGGCAATGATGCCGCGCTCCTCCAGCCGCTTCACGCGCTCGGAGGTCGCCGGCTGCGACAGGCCGACCCGCCGGCCAAGCTCCGATATGCCGATGCGGCCGTTCTCCTGCATGGCCTCGACAATGGCGATGTCGGTCGGGTCGAGCTGCGCGCGCTCATTGCTGGTGTTCATGGTCACCTTGAATCCATCGGCGTGGAAATGATTTCTCCGATGGTTTCCCATTCCCGGTGCCAGCGCAAGACGTCACCATGCATCCTCGATCGATAGGAGCAAGGCGACATGACGCATTTCATCATCCTGCCGGGCAGCGGCGGGTCCGGGCCGGCGCATTGGCAATCGCGCTGGGAAAGCGCCAATCGCGCGATGCGGCGCTTCCAGCCTTCAAGCTGGGAGCTGCCCGATTTCACCGACTGGCTGGCGGCACTGGAGGCCGCCGTGATCGCGGCGCCCGAGCCGCCGGTGCTGGTCGCGCACAGCCTGTCCTGCCTGCTGATCGCACACTGGCAGAAGATTTCGCAACGGCCGGTCAAGGCGGCCTTGCTGGTAGCCGTTCCCGATCCGGCGTCGGCGGTCTTTCCCGGATATGGCATGGCTTTCGCCAGAATTCCGCAAGGCAAGCTGCGCTTTGCCTCGCTGGTGGTGACCAGTACGAACGACCCTTATGGCTCGGCGGACTATGCGCAGGCGCGCGCGATGCAATGGGGCAGCCGCCTGGCCGTGATCGGCCCGTTCGGCCACATCAATGCCGAAAGCGGCCTGGGCGATTGGCCGGAAGGTTTGGCGCTGCTCGACGGGCTGGTGTCCGAGGCCTGAAGGCGCTCAGCCGCCATTCACCAGGGCAAGGATGAGTTTTTGCAGATTGCCGCCCGGGCCGAGTTCGACGCGGTCGAAATCGCGGCTCGCCTGGCGCTGCGCCTGCGAGAGTGCGGACAGGCGCTTGGTCATCTCGGTCCGGATCTTGCTGCAGCTGGGATCGTCGGCAACCGTCAGGCCGACGGTCGCCGCCTCGATCTTGCGCACCATGTCGACAATGGTCGCGCCATGCACCTTTTCATGGGCGCTGACACCGGCGAGGAAAACCTCCCAGTTCTTCTGGACGGCGGACGGCAAGGGCGAGGAGGGGCTGGGCAAGGTGTAGGTGATGATCAGCTTCGGCTTGGCCGACGCCAGCACGCAGGCGCCGGCCCGCGCCTGATAATCCCTGGTCCAGGTCAGCTTGAAATTGGTGTGGGCGATGGCGCGGGCAACGCCGACATTCGGCCCGTTCTCGCCGATCGAGCGGTAGAGCTCCGGCCCGGACTGGCCTGAAATGGCGTAGGTTTCGACCTTCTCGACCGGCTTCCACTGCGCATGGGCAGCCAGAGGCAAAGTAACCAGGGCCGCCATCAAAACGCACAGACGAACGCAGGCTCTCAACACCGTTCTCTCCAAACCACACGACTTTGCCGCAACGGGCAATGTCACGGGATCGCTTTTCCTATATGCTGCCGACGGGTGCTGCAATTGTCGGAGGGGAAGTCATGAGGGTTCGTTATCTCGTCGTCGCTGGTGCCGTGGCCGCATTGCAGGCCGCGCAGCCGGCCTTAGCCGCGTCGTGCAGCGGCTGGAGCGCCAAGATGGAGGAGGACGAGGGCGGCAGCGTGCTGACCGCCTCGGTGTGCGGCGGGCCGAAGGGCGATGCCTATCTGATGCTGACCTGTTTCGAAACGCCTGTGCTGAGCTACGATCTGGGCTCCAGCGGCCAGCAGACGGAGCCTGGCGTCAGCGGCGCGTTCGATTTCAAGGCGGACGGCAAGACGGTGACCAAGACGCTGCAGCTGGAGGAAATGTATAATTACTTCGTGGTCAATCTGGCGAAGGCCGATCCGCTGCTCGACCTCTTGCGTTCGAAGGGCGATGTGACGGTCAGCGCTGCCAAATTTGGCGCGGTCAGCTTTCCGCTGAAGGGGTCGCGCGGGGCGATCGGCAAGGTTCTGGCGCAGTGCGGCAAGGCGAAGCCTGCTGCGGATGGGGATTAACCTCTGAGGGTTGCGCTGCCCCTCATCCGCCTGCCGGCACCTTCTCCCCGTATAGTGACGGGGAGAAGAATGCTGCCGCAACCTCGGCGCCTTTTCTGCAACGCTGACAATTGGCGAAATCATTCGTCGGGGCGTCTTTCTCCCCGTCACTATACGGGGAGAAATGTCCGGCAGGACAATGAGGGGCAGCGCTGTGCTCGCCTGTTGTCACTCAATGCCTCATCACCCCGCCCAATCTCAAAGTCGCTCCGGTCAGTTCCTCATCCGAAAACCCGGAAAACCCCAGCACCAGCCCGTGCCTCGGCGTGCCGTCGATGAACATCGCGGACAGGGCACGCGCGCCGACGCCCACCGCCTTTGCCGCTTCGACGATCGCCGTGTCCGGTCCGCCACCCCTCAGCATCGCCATCAGATGCAGCCCCTGTTCGGGCACGGTCACATCAAGCGCATCGCCGCAACGCGCCTGGAGGCCCGCCACCAGCACGTCGCGGGCGGCTTGCACGCGGCGGCGCACCCGCCTGAGATGGGCGGCAAAATGGCCTTCGTTTAAAAGGTCGGTCAGCGCACCCTCGGCCAGCGTCGAGGGGTAACGGTCGGAACGCGCCCTGATCGCCATGACGGCATCGAGCAGGGGCTCCGGCACCACGACATAGCCGATGCGCAGGCCGGGGAAGAGCACTTTCGAGAAGGTGCCGAGATAGGCGACGCGGTTGGCGCCATCCATGCCTTGCAGCGAGGTCAGCGGCGGGCCGGCGTAGCGGAACTCGCTGTCGTAATCGTCCTCGAGGATCCAGGCATCGTTGCGCCGCGCCCAGTCGAGCAGGGCGAGGCGGCGGCGCATCGTCATGGTCACGCCGAGCGGATATTGATGCGAGGGCGTGACATAGGCCGCGCGGGCCTGTGGGCAGAGACGCTCGCCGATCTCGGGATCGAGCCCTTCGGCATCGACCGGCACGGCGACAATCCCGGCGCCGCTGCCGGCCAGCACGGCGTGCGCCATGGGATAGCAGGGATTTTCCAGCCAGACGGCATCGCCGGGGCGAAGGGCCGCGCGCGCCAGCAGGTCGAGCCCCTGCTGCGTGCCCGAGGTCAGCACGATCTGGCCGGCGTCGCAGCGCACGCCGCGCGCGGTCCTGAGATACGCTGATATCGCGGTGCGCAGCGGAAGACCGCCGCGCGGATCGCCGTAGCGGAAATGTTCGGGGCCGGGGCGGGCGAGGTGGCGCGACAGCAGGATGCGGAACAAATTGAGCGTGCGCGGGTCGGACACCGCGACGCCAAGGCCGCAAGGCAGTGAAGTGGCGGCGTCGATCTCCGGCGGGCGTGGCTTGACGAGCGTTGTCGGCAGATGCGGCACGTCGGGCGCGACGAAGGTGCCGGCGCCGACCTTGGCCACGGCAAAGCCTTCCGAGACCAGCATTTCGAAACAGGCGACCGCCGCCGAGCGCGACAGGCCGAAACGTTGCGCAAGGTCGCGGGTGGTCGGCAGCTTGGCGCCGGCGGCCAGCGCGCCGGTCTCGATCAGCCGCCTGAGCGCGGCGTAAAGCTCGCGGCTGCGCGGGCCGTCGCCCGGCAGGACCGGGATCAGCGCCGACCAATCCGGCGGATTGGTCCTATTTTTATCCATTGGATTGGTCCTTTTATCGACCAATATCATCGCGCATGGTTGGCAGACCAGAGACAAGGATGCAAGCCGTGAACGACGTCGCCGCCAGCTTTCCGACCACCAGCCGCAACCGGGTCAAGCGCCTGCATGAGCGCGGCAGCTACGACCATGCGGCCGTCTTTGCGGTGCTGGATGCCGGGCTGTTGTGCCATGTCGCCTACACGTTCGACGGCCAGCCCTATTGTACGCCGACCATCCACTGGCGCGAGGGCGATAGGATTTACTGGCACGGCTCGTCCGCCAGCCGCATGCTGCGCCAGCTGCGCGGCGGCACGCCGGCCTGTCTCACCGTGTCGCACCTCGACGGGCTGGTGCTGGCGCGCACCGGCTTCAACCATTCCGCCAACTACCGCTCGGCCATGTGCTTCGGCACGGCACGGATCGTCGATGACCCGGAGGAGAAGATGAAGGCGCTGGCCGGCGTCGTCGACCGTTTCTATCCCGGCCGTAGCGCGACCTTGCGGCCGATCTCGGCGCAGGAAGCCAAGGCGACGATGGTGATCGGCATGCGCATCGAGGAAGCATCGGCGAAAGTGCGCGCCAAGGGCGTCGCCGATGACGAGGAGGATTACGGCCATCCGGTGTGGGCCGGCGTCATCCCGGTGCGGACAGTGATTGGCGCGGCCGAGCCGTGCCCGAGGATCCTGCCCGGGATAGAGCGGCCGGGGAATTTGGCTGGATATGCCGAGGGGGAGAGGCTGGATGCTGCGCTGATGCAGGCGCAGAGGGTGTATGAGGGCGAGGTGTAACCTGCGAGGCTGGCGGCGCCTGCTTTCGCCAATTTTATCGCCGGCGAGCTTAGCTGGCCAAGTTCGCATCTCAATACAATATTGCCGCCACCATCACCTCGCGCTATCCCGGCACCATGATCACCTTCCGCAAGGCGCAAGCCTCCGACCTGCCGGCCATCGTTGCCATGCTGGCCGACGATCCGTTGGGTGCTGCGCGTGAGGATGCCTCCTTGCCGCTGGCGCGGGGCTATCTCGATGCCTTCGACGCCATCGACGCCGATCCCAACCAGTTGCTGGCGGTGGCCGTGGACGGGGCGGAGGTGGTCGGCACGCTGCAGATCACCTTCCTTGCCGGGCTGTCGCGCAAGGGCGCCTGGCGTGGGCAGATCGAGGCGGTGCGGGTCGCCGGCCACCGGCGCTCGGGCGGCATCGGCCGGTTGATGTTCGAATGGGCGATCGATCAGTGCCGGGCGCGCAAATGCAGCCTCGTGCAGTTGACCACCGACAAGGGGCGGGCGGACGCGCACCGTTTCTATGACAGCCTCGGCTTCGTCGGCAGCCATGTCGGTTACAAGAAAACCTTGTAGGCGTTCCGCCCCGGCCGCCACTGGCGTATACCGCAAGGGCTTCAGGCACTATTCAAATTGCCTGACAAAGCGGATATAGGTCAGCTAAGTTGACCTATATTCGAAACGTCCGGGGAGGCGTGACTTGACCCTTATGAACCTGTTGGCTTCGCGCTCGTCGCGCATGAAGGCCTCCGAAATCCGCGAGCTGCTGAAGCTGCTCGACCAGCCCGACATCATCTCGTTCGCCGGCGGCATTCCCGATCCGGCGCTGTTTCCGGCTGAGGCGATCCGCGATGCCTATGCCGAGGTGCTGGGCGGTGCGGAGGCGGGGGCGGCGCTGCAGTATCAGGTCTCGGAAGGCTATCTGCCGCTGCGGCGCTGGATCGCCGGGCAGATGGGCAAGCTCGGCGTCGCCTGCGACGAGGCCAACATCTTCATCACCTCCGGCTCGCAGCAGGCGCTGGATTATCTGGGCAAGCTGTTCCTGTCGCCCGGCGATACCGCGCTGGTGACATGGCCGACCTATCTTGGTGCGCTGCAGGCCTTCAACGCCTATGAACCGCGCTATGACCGGCTGCGGCCCGAAGGCGGCAACATGACGCCGGATGCCTATCGCGCGGCGGCGGCCGCAAATGGCGGCAAGGTCAAGTTCGCCTATCTGGTGCCTGACTTCGCCAACCCGACCGGCAACACACTGGACAAGAAACAGCGCGAGGCGGTGCTCGATCTTGCCGGCGAACTCGACATCGCCGTCATCGAGGACGCCGCCTATCGGGCGCTGCGTTATGACGGCGAGGGCGTGCCGCCGATCCTGGCGCTCGATTGCGCGCGCTCCGGCGGCATTGACAAGGCGCGCACGCTCTATTGCGGCTCGTTCTCGAAAATCCTGTCGCCGGGAATGCGCGTCGGGTGGGTCTGCGCGCCGCGCCATGTGGTGGAAAAGCTGGTGCTGATGAAGCAGGCTTCCGACCTGCACAGCCCGTCGATCAACCAGCTGGTGATGCACCGCGTCGCCGAATCCGTGTTCGACGGCCAGGTCGACAAGCTCATCGGCGCCTATCGCGAGCGCCGCGACGGGCTGCTTGGCGCGCTGGAAGCCCACATGCCCGACGGCGTGACCTGGAGCCGCCCGGAAGGCGGCATGTTCGTCTGGGCGACGCTGCCGGAAGGGGCTGACGCCACCGAACTCCTGGCGCGGTCGGTGAAGGAAGCGCGCGTCGCTTTCGTGCCCGGCAACGCTTTCTACGCCGACGGCACCGGGCGCAACACGCTGCGGCTGTCCTTCACGCTCGCCGATCGGCGCGCGGTCACAGAAGGCATTCCACGGCTGGCCGCGCTGCTGAAGGGGTAAGGCGGGTCACGGAAGGCGGTATTCCTAAGCCTTCACCGCGACCAGATGCTTGAGGATCGCAAGTCTGGTGCGCACCAGCTTGCGGAGCGGTTTTTCAAAGCCTTCCTCGCCGGTCTCGACGACGAAGACCAATGTCATGAAGTCGAGCATGAACTCGTCGATCGCCGCGGTGACCGCCGGCGACTTGTTGCCTTTGAAGCGTCGCAGCAAGGCGGTTGCCTCCTCGACATCGTCGACCCCGGCGCTGTCGAGCAGCGCCTCCAGCCTCTGAAAACAATCCAATCGTGGTTCCTCCCGCCGCGCCACGAAACTCCGCTTTGATCGGAAAGTTCCCGTCAGAAGAATTTCTCCTGAAAAGCGATCCGCGTGGAACCTCTTCGGCGCACAGGTGTTCCTAGGTGTCTGACCCCCCGCAGACATCTGAAAGCCTTTTCAACGAGGCTTTCCAAAAGCCCGCCGGTTTCCCCCTCTCCGGCGGGCTTTTTCGTTTGCGAAGGACCGAAGGGCGAGATTTTCGGCGACAGCGCCGGAAGGCAACGCCTGTCAGTAGCCTGCGCCCACCCGCGTTGACGGCGCTCCAAGCGAATTTAAAGTCGAAACATCGCGAGGAGGAATTTATGAAGACCCAGGAACTGCATCGCGGCCGGCTTATCGACCACATCCAATTGGTGGTGCTGGATCTCGCCGCCAGCCGGCGTTTCTATGAAGCGATCTTCCAGGTACTCGGCGTGCCGATCGGCGGGACCGGCGAAGATTATTTCTGGTCCGACGAACTGTTCATCTCCAGCGCCGACAGCCAGGCAGCCCTGGGAAAACTCACCGGCCGTCATCATCTGGCCTTCCAGGCGAAGGACCATGCGATGGTCGATGCCTTCTACAAGGCCGGGCTGGCGGCCGGCGGCAAGGACAATGGCGCACCGGGCGAGCGGCCTTATCATCCCGGCTACTACGCCGCCTTCCTGCTCGACCCGGACGGCAACAACATCGAGGCCGTCCATCACGGTGCGCACACGCGCAGCGCCGCTTCGGTGAAGATCACCTTCTAGGAACTTTCAGGGAACGCAACTGCGGCCGCCATCCGATGGCGCTCTCAATGCGCTGGCCCAACGGCTTGCGGGATGGATGGCGTCCCTGTCGTTGCCAGATTGCTGGCCCCAATGCTAACCGTGCAAAGACGGCGGGAATCGGCGTCGAAGCAAGGTACGCGGCAAATTTTCGCCGGATAGAGGCATCCTTTCCCCATCGTGGAGAAATATATTTCATGCATAAATCGACCAAGGCAATCTGCGCTGCAACGCTTGTACTTATGAGCGAAGCCATGTTGCCGGCAAGCATATTATCAGTTTCTTATATTTCATCGGTGCAGGCTCAGGAGGAATATCTCCCGACCAAGAATGACTTTGTCGGCAAATGGAAACTCAGCGGCTCGGCCATCCGGCCGCC from Mesorhizobium sp. 113-3-3 encodes the following:
- a CDS encoding SDR family oxidoreductase — its product is MSVEKVAVVVAGGSGMGAAAAKRLAADGFKVAILSSSGKGEALAKALGGLGVTGSNQSNDDLQRLADLTLERFGRIDVLVNSGGHGPRAPILEITDEQWHTGMDVYLMNVIRPVRIVAPQMVKQKGGAIINISTAWVAEPNAMFPTSAVFRAGLTAYTKIFSNTYAADNVRMNNVLPGWIDSLPATEERRDNVPMQRYGTSEEVAATIAFLASEGAGYITGQNIRVDGGVIRAL
- a CDS encoding putative bifunctional diguanylate cyclase/phosphodiesterase is translated as MNAFRRAAGFVVILLTGAATLAALHIDAQRNFALAKERYLENSQAASRATAKTVEDALRAVYENVRTLTYLPSVRNLDRYGTNLGAEGRATIQQIYNNLASNVSISEVYFLPLDFNPDRFDAVTGKLEEPILQFDQLIVNAKARSDAVGDAKRAKLDENALTRPPEEIETYEYHELAKQLAWLKANYPNSSAIDGLNVPVIGTKELITCDNTDFIHTGNDADRSGFILSVPVFGADGSLRGSVSAIMLTSALRKLLPSSDYVIVNSGYGFESDQHKMSTALAADSRAFTAADPNLIYSEVIPLSLNDPRSAWRLWAGFPNSRFDGNMDVQSVRQFELAGYAAVAVVTLLALACWYAIGRTMTMQVEAAETLERRVEERTAQIQHLATHDILTGLPNRGLLAETMDEALRSLRDGEKLAVHCVDLDRFKPVNDTLGHPVGDELLGAVAKRLKQHAGETAMVARIGGDEFVILQLLLDGNDEAGVLASRVIHALSDEFSVQGHKINIGGSIGIAVFPDDGQRSETLIRNADLALYKAKMEGRGTCRSFEPGMDARLQERRQLESELALGVKKEQFVLHYQPLHDAKTSKLTGFEALVRWNHPRLGLLPPSEFIQLAEETGVIDALGEWIMRRACADAVKWPLPVKVAVNLSPAQFKQQGLPLQVAAALAASDLLPSRLELEITESVLLANNENTLNTLHSLRDLGISIAMDDFGTGYSSLSYLRSFPFNRIKIDRSFVSLMCESSESRAIVKAVAELGTTLGMTTTAEGVETEDQYRLVRENGCTDVQGWLFGRPMPVSELYTLFEQPEALTA
- a CDS encoding cytochrome-c peroxidase; protein product: MTTGRGKRLMIAAAAASLLGFAIALPATFVRAGTGSVHPGPLSRADAFARAQALTALGRKMFFDPALSASGKQACSSCHDPHHAFGPASASPIEMGGPNLDQPGVRAVPSLRYLQAAPAFTEHFHDSEDEGDESVDNGPTGGLTWDGRADHGKDQAKIPLLSPFEMANKDEAAVTSALRKSAYAGEFKAAFGDDVFDHASDAFDAAAEALGTFEQSAADFYPYSSRYDAFLTGKAELTAQELRGRALFEDAAKGNCASCHLSEPANDGEPPQFTDFGLIAIAVPRNAAIPANADPAYADLGLCGPLRTDFRGRTEYCGLFKTPTLRNVALRKSFFHNGAFHTLRDAVAFYASRDTDPGRWYPRNADGTVRQYDDLPKAYWGNLNQDPPFNGKKPGDRPALSDAEIDDIVAFLGTLTDADQQPLPAN
- a CDS encoding Lrp/AsnC family transcriptional regulator, with protein sequence MNTSNERAQLDPTDIAIVEAMQENGRIGISELGRRVGLSQPATSERVKRLEERGIIAGYTAVIDPAALGLGMMAIIRVRTTHEHIRPCLKQFAEMPEITEVHRLTGEDCFILKVVVPSPAHLETIVDAVARHGAVTTALVLRSETPKPIGRELIRRSGG
- a CDS encoding RBBP9/YdeN family alpha/beta hydrolase yields the protein MTHFIILPGSGGSGPAHWQSRWESANRAMRRFQPSSWELPDFTDWLAALEAAVIAAPEPPVLVAHSLSCLLIAHWQKISQRPVKAALLVAVPDPASAVFPGYGMAFARIPQGKLRFASLVVTSTNDPYGSADYAQARAMQWGSRLAVIGPFGHINAESGLGDWPEGLALLDGLVSEA
- a CDS encoding DUF922 domain-containing Zn-dependent protease, encoding MAALVTLPLAAHAQWKPVEKVETYAISGQSGPELYRSIGENGPNVGVARAIAHTNFKLTWTRDYQARAGACVLASAKPKLIITYTLPSPSSPLPSAVQKNWEVFLAGVSAHEKVHGATIVDMVRKIEAATVGLTVADDPSCSKIRTEMTKRLSALSQAQRQASRDFDRVELGPGGNLQKLILALVNGG